One window of the Eschrichtius robustus isolate mEscRob2 chromosome 13, mEscRob2.pri, whole genome shotgun sequence genome contains the following:
- the RABL2B gene encoding rab-like protein 2B isoform X9: protein MAGDRAKPCELDQEKYDADDNVKIICLGDSAVGKSKLVERFLMDGFQPQQLSTYALTLYKHTATVDGKTVLVGSQSCVHVADFWDTAGQERFQSMHASYYHKAHACIMVFDVQRKITYKNLSTWYTELREFRPEIPCIVVANKIDDRPMSYLLSTADIKMTQKSFNFARKFSLPLYFVSAADGTNVVKLFSDAIRLAVSYKQNSRDFMDEVLQELEI, encoded by the exons ATGGCCGGGGACAGAGCCAAACCCTGTGAGCTGGACCAAGAGAAATATGATGCCGATGACAATGTGAAAATCATCTGCCTGGGGGACAGCGCTGTGGGCAAGTCCAA ACTTGTGGAGAGATTTCTCATGGATGGATT tcagccccagcagctgtcCACATACGCCCTGACCCTGTACAAGCACACGGCCACGGTAGACGGCAAGACCGTCCTTGTGG GCAGTCAGAGCTGTGTTCACGTTGCAGACTTTTGGGACACAGCAGGCCAAGAGCGGTTCCAGAGCATGCACGCCTCCTACTACCACAAGGCCCACGCCTGCATCATG GTATTTGATGTGCAGAGGAAAATCACCTACAAGAACCTGAGCACCTGGTATACAGAGCTTCGGGAGTTCAGGCCAGAGATTCCATGCATTGTGGTGGCCAATAAAATCGATG ACAGGCCCATGTCCTACCTTCTCTCTACAGCAGACATAAAGATGACCCAAAAAAGCTTCAATTTTGCCAGGAAGTTCTCCCTGCCCCTGTACTTTGTCTCAGCTGCTGATGGTACCAACGTTGTGAAG CTCTTCAGCGATGCGATTCGATTAGCTGTGTCTTACAAACAGAACTCCCGGGACTTCATGGATGAGGTTTTGCAGGAGCTTGAG ATTTAA
- the RABL2B gene encoding rab-like protein 2B isoform X5, whose protein sequence is MAGDRAKPCELDQEKYDADDNVKIICLGDSAVGKSKLVERFLMDGFQPQQLSTYALTLYKHTATVDGKTVLVGSQSCVHVADFWDTAGQERFQSMHASYYHKAHACIMVFDVQRKITYKNLSTWYTELREFRPEIPCIVVANKIDADIKMTQKSFNFARKFSLPLYFVSAADGTNVVKLFSDAIRLAVSYKQNSRDFMDEVLQELESSSRYSQYTDEQRGQDHRPKFVVNIT, encoded by the exons ATGGCCGGGGACAGAGCCAAACCCTGTGAGCTGGACCAAGAGAAATATGATGCCGATGACAATGTGAAAATCATCTGCCTGGGGGACAGCGCTGTGGGCAAGTCCAA ACTTGTGGAGAGATTTCTCATGGATGGATT tcagccccagcagctgtcCACATACGCCCTGACCCTGTACAAGCACACGGCCACGGTAGACGGCAAGACCGTCCTTGTGG GCAGTCAGAGCTGTGTTCACGTTGCAGACTTTTGGGACACAGCAGGCCAAGAGCGGTTCCAGAGCATGCACGCCTCCTACTACCACAAGGCCCACGCCTGCATCATG GTATTTGATGTGCAGAGGAAAATCACCTACAAGAACCTGAGCACCTGGTATACAGAGCTTCGGGAGTTCAGGCCAGAGATTCCATGCATTGTGGTGGCCAATAAAATCGATG CAGACATAAAGATGACCCAAAAAAGCTTCAATTTTGCCAGGAAGTTCTCCCTGCCCCTGTACTTTGTCTCAGCTGCTGATGGTACCAACGTTGTGAAG CTCTTCAGCGATGCGATTCGATTAGCTGTGTCTTACAAACAGAACTCCCGGGACTTCATGGATGAGGTTTTGCAGGAGCTTGAG AGTTCTTCTAGGTACAGCCAGTACACTGATGAACAGCGAGGCCAAGATCACAGGCCCAAGTTTGTTGTTAACATCACGTGA
- the RABL2B gene encoding rab-like protein 2B isoform X2, with translation MAGDRAKPCELDQEKYDADDNVKIICLGDSAVGKSKLVERFLMDGFQPQQLSTYALTLYKHTATVDGKTVLVGSQSCVHVADFWDTAGQERFQSMHASYYHKAHACIMVFDVQRKITYKNLSTWYTELREFRPEIPCIVVANKIDDRPMSYLLSTADIKMTQKSFNFARKFSLPLYFVSAADGTNVVKLFSDAIRLAVSYKQNSRDFMDEVLQELESSSRYSQYTDEQRGQDHRPKFVVNIT, from the exons ATGGCCGGGGACAGAGCCAAACCCTGTGAGCTGGACCAAGAGAAATATGATGCCGATGACAATGTGAAAATCATCTGCCTGGGGGACAGCGCTGTGGGCAAGTCCAA ACTTGTGGAGAGATTTCTCATGGATGGATT tcagccccagcagctgtcCACATACGCCCTGACCCTGTACAAGCACACGGCCACGGTAGACGGCAAGACCGTCCTTGTGG GCAGTCAGAGCTGTGTTCACGTTGCAGACTTTTGGGACACAGCAGGCCAAGAGCGGTTCCAGAGCATGCACGCCTCCTACTACCACAAGGCCCACGCCTGCATCATG GTATTTGATGTGCAGAGGAAAATCACCTACAAGAACCTGAGCACCTGGTATACAGAGCTTCGGGAGTTCAGGCCAGAGATTCCATGCATTGTGGTGGCCAATAAAATCGATG ACAGGCCCATGTCCTACCTTCTCTCTACAGCAGACATAAAGATGACCCAAAAAAGCTTCAATTTTGCCAGGAAGTTCTCCCTGCCCCTGTACTTTGTCTCAGCTGCTGATGGTACCAACGTTGTGAAG CTCTTCAGCGATGCGATTCGATTAGCTGTGTCTTACAAACAGAACTCCCGGGACTTCATGGATGAGGTTTTGCAGGAGCTTGAG AGTTCTTCTAGGTACAGCCAGTACACTGATGAACAGCGAGGCCAAGATCACAGGCCCAAGTTTGTTGTTAACATCACGTGA
- the RABL2B gene encoding rab-like protein 2B isoform X6, which translates to MAGDRAKPCELDQEKYDADDNVKIICLGDSAVGKSKLVERFLMDGFQPQQLSTYALTLYKHTATVDGKTVLVGSQSCVHVADFWDTAGQERFQSMHASYYHKAHACIMVFDVQRKITYKNLSTWYTELREFRPEIPCIVVANKIDDIKMTQKSFNFARKFSLPLYFVSAADGTNVVKLFSDAIRLAVSYKQNSRDFMDEVLQELENISLEQEEEDMLDREQRGRIESPPPS; encoded by the exons ATGGCCGGGGACAGAGCCAAACCCTGTGAGCTGGACCAAGAGAAATATGATGCCGATGACAATGTGAAAATCATCTGCCTGGGGGACAGCGCTGTGGGCAAGTCCAA ACTTGTGGAGAGATTTCTCATGGATGGATT tcagccccagcagctgtcCACATACGCCCTGACCCTGTACAAGCACACGGCCACGGTAGACGGCAAGACCGTCCTTGTGG GCAGTCAGAGCTGTGTTCACGTTGCAGACTTTTGGGACACAGCAGGCCAAGAGCGGTTCCAGAGCATGCACGCCTCCTACTACCACAAGGCCCACGCCTGCATCATG GTATTTGATGTGCAGAGGAAAATCACCTACAAGAACCTGAGCACCTGGTATACAGAGCTTCGGGAGTTCAGGCCAGAGATTCCATGCATTGTGGTGGCCAATAAAATCGATG ACATAAAGATGACCCAAAAAAGCTTCAATTTTGCCAGGAAGTTCTCCCTGCCCCTGTACTTTGTCTCAGCTGCTGATGGTACCAACGTTGTGAAG CTCTTCAGCGATGCGATTCGATTAGCTGTGTCTTACAAACAGAACTCCCGGGACTTCATGGATGAGGTTTTGCAGGAGCTTGAG AACATCAGcttggagcaggaggaggaggatatGCTGGACAGAGAGCAGCGTGGCCGCATCGAGAGCCCGCCTCCCTCCTGA
- the RABL2B gene encoding rab-like protein 2B isoform X8, whose protein sequence is MAGDRAKPCELDQEKYDADDNVKIICLGDSAVGKSKLVERFLMDGFQPQQLSTYALTLYKHTATVDGKTVLVDFWDTAGQERFQSMHASYYHKAHACIMVFDVQRKITYKNLSTWYTELREFRPEIPCIVVANKIDDIKMTQKSFNFARKFSLPLYFVSAADGTNVVKLFSDAIRLAVSYKQNSRDFMDEVLQELENISLEQEEEDMLDREQRGRIESPPPS, encoded by the exons ATGGCCGGGGACAGAGCCAAACCCTGTGAGCTGGACCAAGAGAAATATGATGCCGATGACAATGTGAAAATCATCTGCCTGGGGGACAGCGCTGTGGGCAAGTCCAA ACTTGTGGAGAGATTTCTCATGGATGGATT tcagccccagcagctgtcCACATACGCCCTGACCCTGTACAAGCACACGGCCACGGTAGACGGCAAGACCGTCCTTGTGG ACTTTTGGGACACAGCAGGCCAAGAGCGGTTCCAGAGCATGCACGCCTCCTACTACCACAAGGCCCACGCCTGCATCATG GTATTTGATGTGCAGAGGAAAATCACCTACAAGAACCTGAGCACCTGGTATACAGAGCTTCGGGAGTTCAGGCCAGAGATTCCATGCATTGTGGTGGCCAATAAAATCGATG ACATAAAGATGACCCAAAAAAGCTTCAATTTTGCCAGGAAGTTCTCCCTGCCCCTGTACTTTGTCTCAGCTGCTGATGGTACCAACGTTGTGAAG CTCTTCAGCGATGCGATTCGATTAGCTGTGTCTTACAAACAGAACTCCCGGGACTTCATGGATGAGGTTTTGCAGGAGCTTGAG AACATCAGcttggagcaggaggaggaggatatGCTGGACAGAGAGCAGCGTGGCCGCATCGAGAGCCCGCCTCCCTCCTGA
- the RABL2B gene encoding rab-like protein 2B isoform X1: protein MAGDRAKPCELDQEKYDADDNVKIICLGDSAVGKSKLVERFLMDGFQPQQLSTYALTLYKHTATVDGKTVLVGSQSCVHVADFWDTAGQERFQSMHASYYHKAHACIMVFDVQRKITYKNLSTWYTELREFRPEIPCIVVANKIDDRPMSYLLSTADIKMTQKSFNFARKFSLPLYFVSAADGTNVVKLFSDAIRLAVSYKQNSRDFMDEVLQELENISLEQEEEDMLDREQRGRIESPPPS, encoded by the exons ATGGCCGGGGACAGAGCCAAACCCTGTGAGCTGGACCAAGAGAAATATGATGCCGATGACAATGTGAAAATCATCTGCCTGGGGGACAGCGCTGTGGGCAAGTCCAA ACTTGTGGAGAGATTTCTCATGGATGGATT tcagccccagcagctgtcCACATACGCCCTGACCCTGTACAAGCACACGGCCACGGTAGACGGCAAGACCGTCCTTGTGG GCAGTCAGAGCTGTGTTCACGTTGCAGACTTTTGGGACACAGCAGGCCAAGAGCGGTTCCAGAGCATGCACGCCTCCTACTACCACAAGGCCCACGCCTGCATCATG GTATTTGATGTGCAGAGGAAAATCACCTACAAGAACCTGAGCACCTGGTATACAGAGCTTCGGGAGTTCAGGCCAGAGATTCCATGCATTGTGGTGGCCAATAAAATCGATG ACAGGCCCATGTCCTACCTTCTCTCTACAGCAGACATAAAGATGACCCAAAAAAGCTTCAATTTTGCCAGGAAGTTCTCCCTGCCCCTGTACTTTGTCTCAGCTGCTGATGGTACCAACGTTGTGAAG CTCTTCAGCGATGCGATTCGATTAGCTGTGTCTTACAAACAGAACTCCCGGGACTTCATGGATGAGGTTTTGCAGGAGCTTGAG AACATCAGcttggagcaggaggaggaggatatGCTGGACAGAGAGCAGCGTGGCCGCATCGAGAGCCCGCCTCCCTCCTGA
- the RABL2B gene encoding rab-like protein 2B isoform X3 has translation MAGDRAKPCELDQEKYDADDNVKIICLGDSAVGKSKLVERFLMDGFQPQQLSTYALTLYKHTATVDGKTVLVDFWDTAGQERFQSMHASYYHKAHACIMVFDVQRKITYKNLSTWYTELREFRPEIPCIVVANKIDDRPMSYLLSTADIKMTQKSFNFARKFSLPLYFVSAADGTNVVKLFSDAIRLAVSYKQNSRDFMDEVLQELENISLEQEEEDMLDREQRGRIESPPPS, from the exons ATGGCCGGGGACAGAGCCAAACCCTGTGAGCTGGACCAAGAGAAATATGATGCCGATGACAATGTGAAAATCATCTGCCTGGGGGACAGCGCTGTGGGCAAGTCCAA ACTTGTGGAGAGATTTCTCATGGATGGATT tcagccccagcagctgtcCACATACGCCCTGACCCTGTACAAGCACACGGCCACGGTAGACGGCAAGACCGTCCTTGTGG ACTTTTGGGACACAGCAGGCCAAGAGCGGTTCCAGAGCATGCACGCCTCCTACTACCACAAGGCCCACGCCTGCATCATG GTATTTGATGTGCAGAGGAAAATCACCTACAAGAACCTGAGCACCTGGTATACAGAGCTTCGGGAGTTCAGGCCAGAGATTCCATGCATTGTGGTGGCCAATAAAATCGATG ACAGGCCCATGTCCTACCTTCTCTCTACAGCAGACATAAAGATGACCCAAAAAAGCTTCAATTTTGCCAGGAAGTTCTCCCTGCCCCTGTACTTTGTCTCAGCTGCTGATGGTACCAACGTTGTGAAG CTCTTCAGCGATGCGATTCGATTAGCTGTGTCTTACAAACAGAACTCCCGGGACTTCATGGATGAGGTTTTGCAGGAGCTTGAG AACATCAGcttggagcaggaggaggaggatatGCTGGACAGAGAGCAGCGTGGCCGCATCGAGAGCCCGCCTCCCTCCTGA
- the RABL2B gene encoding rab-like protein 2B isoform X7 — protein sequence MAGDRAKPCELDQEKYDADDNVKIICLGDSAVGKSKLVERFLMDGFQPQQLSTYALTLYKHTATVDGKTVLVDFWDTAGQERFQSMHASYYHKAHACIMVFDVQRKITYKNLSTWYTELREFRPEIPCIVVANKIDADIKMTQKSFNFARKFSLPLYFVSAADGTNVVKLFSDAIRLAVSYKQNSRDFMDEVLQELENISLEQEEEDMLDREQRGRIESPPPS from the exons ATGGCCGGGGACAGAGCCAAACCCTGTGAGCTGGACCAAGAGAAATATGATGCCGATGACAATGTGAAAATCATCTGCCTGGGGGACAGCGCTGTGGGCAAGTCCAA ACTTGTGGAGAGATTTCTCATGGATGGATT tcagccccagcagctgtcCACATACGCCCTGACCCTGTACAAGCACACGGCCACGGTAGACGGCAAGACCGTCCTTGTGG ACTTTTGGGACACAGCAGGCCAAGAGCGGTTCCAGAGCATGCACGCCTCCTACTACCACAAGGCCCACGCCTGCATCATG GTATTTGATGTGCAGAGGAAAATCACCTACAAGAACCTGAGCACCTGGTATACAGAGCTTCGGGAGTTCAGGCCAGAGATTCCATGCATTGTGGTGGCCAATAAAATCGATG CAGACATAAAGATGACCCAAAAAAGCTTCAATTTTGCCAGGAAGTTCTCCCTGCCCCTGTACTTTGTCTCAGCTGCTGATGGTACCAACGTTGTGAAG CTCTTCAGCGATGCGATTCGATTAGCTGTGTCTTACAAACAGAACTCCCGGGACTTCATGGATGAGGTTTTGCAGGAGCTTGAG AACATCAGcttggagcaggaggaggaggatatGCTGGACAGAGAGCAGCGTGGCCGCATCGAGAGCCCGCCTCCCTCCTGA
- the RABL2B gene encoding rab-like protein 2B isoform X4, with protein MAGDRAKPCELDQEKYDADDNVKIICLGDSAVGKSKLVERFLMDGFQPQQLSTYALTLYKHTATVDGKTVLVGSQSCVHVADFWDTAGQERFQSMHASYYHKAHACIMVFDVQRKITYKNLSTWYTELREFRPEIPCIVVANKIDADIKMTQKSFNFARKFSLPLYFVSAADGTNVVKLFSDAIRLAVSYKQNSRDFMDEVLQELENISLEQEEEDMLDREQRGRIESPPPS; from the exons ATGGCCGGGGACAGAGCCAAACCCTGTGAGCTGGACCAAGAGAAATATGATGCCGATGACAATGTGAAAATCATCTGCCTGGGGGACAGCGCTGTGGGCAAGTCCAA ACTTGTGGAGAGATTTCTCATGGATGGATT tcagccccagcagctgtcCACATACGCCCTGACCCTGTACAAGCACACGGCCACGGTAGACGGCAAGACCGTCCTTGTGG GCAGTCAGAGCTGTGTTCACGTTGCAGACTTTTGGGACACAGCAGGCCAAGAGCGGTTCCAGAGCATGCACGCCTCCTACTACCACAAGGCCCACGCCTGCATCATG GTATTTGATGTGCAGAGGAAAATCACCTACAAGAACCTGAGCACCTGGTATACAGAGCTTCGGGAGTTCAGGCCAGAGATTCCATGCATTGTGGTGGCCAATAAAATCGATG CAGACATAAAGATGACCCAAAAAAGCTTCAATTTTGCCAGGAAGTTCTCCCTGCCCCTGTACTTTGTCTCAGCTGCTGATGGTACCAACGTTGTGAAG CTCTTCAGCGATGCGATTCGATTAGCTGTGTCTTACAAACAGAACTCCCGGGACTTCATGGATGAGGTTTTGCAGGAGCTTGAG AACATCAGcttggagcaggaggaggaggatatGCTGGACAGAGAGCAGCGTGGCCGCATCGAGAGCCCGCCTCCCTCCTGA